TTTTATGATTTGCTTGCGTAGATTCTTTTAAACGATAAAAATACACCGGAAGTCCGCTAGCATCTCCCATTCTGCCAGAAGCTTGTGTTTCTGAAATGCCGTTAGAAGTATAATTACAATGAATGATCCTATCTGGACTAACAAAAACTCCTGTGTGTCCGCCAGCTCCTGCACTACCATTTTTATACCCAGCAACAAAAATATCTCCTCGTTGCACTTGCGCTCGACTAATTGGCAGCAACAACGTGCCTTCTAAACGATACAAGCTATCTGTATTGCCGATCGCTGTTTGTGTTGGTAAATATCCTGCGGCAATTAACGCATAAAATAGCGCCGAACTACAATCATAACTAGATGGACCATTGCGAGCATTCATGGAATAAGTAACTTTTCCTTTTCGCTGAGAAAACCAAGTAATAACAGATTCACTCATTGCCATGTCTACTCCCCTTTTCCATTCTTTATACTTTTGATAAACTCCTCAAACAATTCTGTGCCAAGGCCCATCTTTTGGTAGTTTTCAAGAATAGACTTTAATTCCATCAAAAGATAACCTACATATAAAACATAAAGTAGACCAACTCCTGTCCCCCCTGGGATAAGTGGTGCTAATGGAATAAAAAACATCAACAAAACCATACTAGCTATTTTACGCAATATGCCGTTAATCCCTACTTTACTTTTAAACTCAATTGCCGGATTGAGTTTAGCGGCTAAACTGCCACTTAAAAAATCAATAATCATTGCCACACAAATCAATGTTAATACATAAATTGCTTTATGATCTGCGTCGACTAAGAAACGATCTAAATACTCAAACATCTTCATAATTACCACCTTTTTTATTATTTATACTGAATTAATTGTTGTTAGAATGAAAATCACTCGATTTTCTCCCTCTCTGTATCATTTTTTCCGATCATTAAAATCAGCTGTCTTTTTCGTTTAGTAATGAACACATTTTTTAATGATCGGATACCTATAGTTTAGTACGATAATTGCCGGAAAATTTGTCAAATCTCTCCCAAATTTTTTTCATTTTTCTATCAGTAGTTGTCCACTTTCGTAAGATTCGGCAAATCGAATCATGGCTTTTTCCAACTCACGATAAAACTTACTCTCACTCATATGATGCTTCATATAAATAGCTATGTTTGTCGTAACATTTCGATCCATATATTTGTCATGCAATAATTGTCTGTCGTATGAATCTAATTGATTCATAG
The DNA window shown above is from Enterococcus sp. 4G2_DIV0659 and carries:
- a CDS encoding phage holin family protein; this encodes MFEYLDRFLVDADHKAIYVLTLICVAMIIDFLSGSLAAKLNPAIEFKSKVGINGILRKIASMVLLMFFIPLAPLIPGGTGVGLLYVLYVGYLLMELKSILENYQKMGLGTELFEEFIKSIKNGKGE
- a CDS encoding peptidoglycan amidohydrolase family protein; the encoded protein is MAMSESVITWFSQRKGKVTYSMNARNGPSSYDCSSALFYALIAAGYLPTQTAIGNTDSLYRLEGTLLLPISRAQVQRGDIFVAGYKNGSAGAGGHTGVFVSPDRIIHCNYTSNGISETQASGRMGDASGLPVYFYRLKESTQANHKMISLKSAVSGYFTAEDALKNKQVKTTVKPGTYYIFNTVKNAVNVTSQEGTPGTWILAPTSDGSAKFNVGQTVNLVKKATHYQTGQKIPEWVKNKKYTVTQHKSVNQSLSKHAYLLKEIMSWVLEQDLS